A single window of Hymenobacter sp. APR13 DNA harbors:
- a CDS encoding glycosyltransferase — protein sequence MKLRVLMLPKWYPNRYDDQDGDFVGRHVAAIAPHAQVAVLFAAVARGPLGSLTECDADLTGPVPTLRYYYRARPTGLAALDKVLKLGLYFWCLGRGYRQLVRHWGAPPQLVHVHVLLRTGLFAWWLQLTRRIPYVITEHWTLYLPQNAHRIGALRRHLTQRVVRAAAGLNTVSKNLRGALGQLGIRNARTVVIPNVVDTALFRPAEPPVARQGLLHVAAFNEQAKNLSGLLRVVARLRPARPGITLRIAGYGPAETQLRQLAADLCLLQDNTVTFLGKLPTQAVAEEMRRAACFVLFSNYENLPCVLIEAQASGLPAVATQVGGVPELLPPDGTRGFLVAPTDEDALTQALTSILDHPQQFDAAALHRHAEQHFSQQAVGQQFASWYDVVLGDEGME from the coding sequence CGCCCCACGCCCAGGTGGCCGTGCTGTTTGCCGCCGTAGCCCGCGGCCCGCTTGGCTCCCTCACCGAGTGCGACGCCGACCTGACCGGCCCCGTGCCCACGCTGCGCTACTACTACCGCGCCCGCCCCACCGGCCTGGCTGCGCTGGATAAGGTGCTGAAGCTGGGTTTGTACTTCTGGTGCTTGGGGCGCGGCTACCGGCAACTGGTGCGGCATTGGGGCGCGCCGCCGCAGCTGGTGCACGTGCACGTGCTGCTGCGCACCGGCCTGTTTGCGTGGTGGCTGCAGCTGACGCGCCGCATTCCGTACGTCATTACCGAGCACTGGACGCTTTATCTGCCCCAGAACGCGCACCGTATCGGGGCGCTGCGGCGGCACCTGACGCAGCGGGTGGTGCGGGCGGCGGCGGGGCTGAACACCGTGTCGAAGAACCTGCGCGGGGCGCTGGGTCAGCTGGGCATCCGTAATGCCCGCACGGTCGTGATTCCCAATGTGGTGGATACGGCGCTGTTCCGGCCAGCCGAGCCGCCCGTGGCGCGGCAGGGGCTGCTGCACGTGGCCGCCTTCAACGAGCAGGCCAAAAACCTGAGCGGCCTGCTGCGCGTGGTGGCCCGCCTGCGGCCTGCCCGCCCCGGCATCACGCTGCGCATTGCCGGCTACGGCCCCGCCGAAACCCAGCTCCGTCAGCTGGCCGCCGACCTGTGCTTGCTGCAGGATAACACGGTGACGTTTCTGGGCAAGCTCCCTACCCAAGCCGTGGCCGAAGAAATGCGCCGCGCCGCCTGCTTCGTGCTGTTCAGCAACTACGAAAACCTGCCCTGCGTGCTCATCGAGGCCCAGGCCAGCGGGCTGCCGGCCGTGGCCACCCAAGTCGGCGGCGTGCCCGAGCTGCTGCCCCCCGACGGCACCCGCGGCTTCCTGGTAGCCCCCACCGACGAAGACGCCCTCACCCAAGCCCTCACCAGCATCCTCGACCACCCCCAGCAGTTCGACGCCGCCGCCCTGCACCGCCATGCCGAGCAGCACTTCAGCCAGCAAGCCGTCGGCCAGCAGTTTGCAAGTTGGTACGATGTGGTTTTGGGTGATGAGGGGATGGAGTGA